Proteins encoded together in one Rana temporaria chromosome 6, aRanTem1.1, whole genome shotgun sequence window:
- the LOC120943037 gene encoding putative methyltransferase DDB_G0268948 — translation MATRLFEGKEHASYYQKFRFEPSQEIIDLIFSYVDERLPKPYGFAVDVGCGSGQNTRILSPYFEKVLGTDISEAQLEETKKAQGSPNVTYSLCPAEKVPVGDVSVDLLTASAAAHWFNIEKFLKEVDRILKPGGCLAFFSYLPYMEIHYKDRSEQMTQVFAEIEATLAPYEHEKFEHLRNGYKEIYEAIPYPDKRRIENIVTKIRMPLAGLMGLIQTFSMFQTYLRTEPEEAKEMIRTVEERFLQIIGTSSIETEVELCFQNFLVLASKPQ, via the exons ATGGCGACACGGCTGTTTGAAGGAAAGGAGCATGCGTCGTATTACCAAAAATTCAGGTTTGAGCCATCGCAAGAAATAATAGACCTTATCTTCAGTTACGTGGATGAAAGG TTACCCAAACCGTATGGATTTGCTGTGGACGTTGGCTGTGGATCGGGGCAGAACACAAGAATTCTCTCTCCATACTTCGAGAAAGTTCTCGGAACCGACATCAGTGAGGCTCAGTTAGAGGAGACCAAGAAAGCCCAGGGGTCACCCAATGTCACATACAG TCTCTGTCCAGCTGAGAAGGTGCCGGTTGGTGACGTCTCTGTTGACCTACTAACTGCAAGTGCTGCCGCCCATTGGTTTAACATTGAGAAGTTTCTAAAAGAG GTCGATCGGATCTTAAAGCCGGGAGGCTGCCTTGCTTTCTTCTCCTATCTCCCCTATATGGAAATTCACTACAAGGACCGCTCAGAACAGATGACTCAAGTCTTTGCAGAG ATCGAAGCTACTCTGGCCCCATATGAGCATGAGAAGTTTGAACATCTCAGGAATGGATACAAGGAAATCTATGAAGCCATCCCATACCCCGACAAAAGAAG GATAGAAAACATTGTGACCAAGATCCGAATGCCATTGGCAGGGCTGATGGGTCTTATTCAGACCTTCTCCATGTTCCAGACGTATCTTAGGACGGAGCCTGAGGAAGCGAAGGAAATGATAAGAACAGTAGAGGAAAG GTTCCTTCAGATCATAGGGACGTCCTCCATTGAAACGGAGGTTGAACTTTGCTTCCAAAACTTCCTGGTGTTGGCTTCTAAACCTCAGTGA
- the LOC120942588 gene encoding putative inhibitor of apoptosis has protein sequence MAGRTHFVDRHREDLISKVYLVDPMLDGLLHHRLITDEEYDVVRSKPISQEKMRQVFRYIRNWDMRSKDILYNILKKNNGPLINALESSEGLPQSPRVVPNVPETRPPRRPVQRAEDEGAASSNMTDALTCCVCMELYTDPVSLPCGHSYCMGCITRTWQNQHPRVASCPLCARTYPNRPELNKNWGLCELVEAYRAQPGQHS, from the exons ATGGCTG GCAGAACACATTTTGTTGATCGCCACAGGGAGGATCTGATAAGCAAGGTGTACCTGGTGGATCCCATGCTGGACGGTCTTCTCCATCACCGGTTAATAACAGATGAAGAGTACGACGTTGTGCGCAGCAAACCAATATCCCAGGAAAAGATGAGGCAGGTCTTCCGATATATCAGAAACTGGGACATGCGCTCCAAGgacatattatataatatattgaaGAAAAATAACGGACCGCTTATCAATGCCCTGGAAAGCTCAGAGGGATTACCGCAAAGTCCCA gAGTTGTTCCAAATGTTCCGGAAACAAGACCACCGAGGAGGCCGGTGCAGCGTGCCGAAGATGAAGG GGCGGCCTCCAGTAACATGACCGATGCCCTGACCTGCTGCGTGTGCATGGAACTCTATACGGATCCGGTGTCTCTGCCGTGTGGCCATAGCTACTGTATGGGTTGTATCACCAGGACGTGGCAGAACCAGCATCCACGCGTGGCCTCCTGTCCTCTGTGCGCAAGGACCTACCCCAACAGGCCGGAGCTGAACAAGAACTGGGGCCTGTGTGAGTTAGTGGAGGCCTATAGAGCTCAGCCCGGCCAGCACTCCTAA